Sequence from the Mycobacteriales bacterium genome:
TCGAGCGGCTCGGCGACGTCGTCATGCTCAAGGAGATCCTCGAGGGCGGCGACCGCGCGCTGGTGATCGGGCACACCGACGACGAGCGGGTCGTGATGCTCGCGGACACGCTGCTCGACAGCCCGTTGCGGGCGGGTGACTCGCTGCTCGTGGAACCGCGGTCCGGGTATGCCTACGAGCGCATCCCCAAGTCCGAGGTCGAAGAGCTGGTCCTCGAAGAGGTCCCCGACATCGACTACGAGAACATCGGCGGGCTCGCCGAGCAGATCGAACAGATTCGTGACGCGGTCGAGCTTCCGTTCCTGCACAAGGATCTCTTCGTCGAGCACCAGCTGCGGCCGCCCAAGGGCATCCTGCTGTACGGGCCACCCGGCTGTGGCAAGACGTTGATCGCCAAAGCGGTGGCCAACTCCCTTGCGAAGCAGGTCGCGGCGGCCGGCAAGGGTGAAGGCCGGTCGTACTTCCTCAACATCAAAGGCCCCGAGCTGCTGAACAAGTACGTCGGTGAGACCGAGCGTCACATCCGGCTGGTCTTCCAGCGCGCCCGCGAGAAGGCGAGCGAAGGCACGCCGGTCATCGTGTTCTTCGACGAGATGGACTCGATCTTCCGGACCCGAGGCTCCGGTGTCTCCTCCGATGTCGAGAACACGATCGTGCCGCAGCTGCTGTCCGAGATCGACGGTGTCGAAGGCCTCGAGAACGTCATCGTGATCGGCGCGTCCAACCGCGAGGACATGATCGACCCCGCGATCCTGCGGCCCGGCCGGCTCGACGTGAAGATCAAGATCGAGCGGCCGGACGCGGAGGCCGCGCGCGACATCTTCTCCAAGTACGTCGTCGCCGAACTCCCGTTGCACGCCGACGACCTGGCCGAGCACGGTGGCTCGTCCGAGGCGACGATCGGCGCCATGGTGCAGCGCACGGTCGAGCGGATGTACACCGAGAGTGAGGACAACCGCTTCCTCGAGGTCACCTACGCCAACGGCGACAAGGAAGTCCTGTACTTCAAGGACTTCAACTCGGGAGCGATGATCGAGAACATCGTCGCGCGCGCCAAGAAGATGGCGATCAAGGACTTCCTGTCAACCGGGCAGAAGGGCATTCGGGTCGGCCACCTGCTCTCGGCCTGCGTGGATGAGTTCAAGGAGAACGAAGACCTCCCGAACACCACGAACCCCGACGACTGGGCCCGCATCTCCGGCAAGAAGGGCGAGCGGATCGTCTACATCCGTACTCTGATCACCGGCAAGCAGGGCGACGAGTCCGGCCGATCGATCGACACGGTCGCCAACACCGGTCAATACCTGTAACGCGGGCGGCCCGCTTGCGTGCTGCAACTCGGATCGCCGCTTAGGCTGGAGTCATGACGGTTCGCCGGGTCATGGGCACGGAGACCGAGTACGGGATCTCGGTGCCGGGCCAGTCGGCGGCCAACCACATGCTGGCGTCGAGCCAGATCGTGAACGCGTATCTCAATGCGACGACCGGCTCGCCGCGCGACCGGAGCCCGCGCTGGGACTTCGAGGAGG
This genomic interval carries:
- the arc gene encoding proteasome ATPase, which produces MSEAQASLAGVSSQNDRLVATLKEAREQIIALKEEVDRLAQPPSGYGYYIGAHEDGTVDIFTGGRKLRVSVSPSIDADELRRGQEVMLNEALNIVEAMSFERLGDVVMLKEILEGGDRALVIGHTDDERVVMLADTLLDSPLRAGDSLLVEPRSGYAYERIPKSEVEELVLEEVPDIDYENIGGLAEQIEQIRDAVELPFLHKDLFVEHQLRPPKGILLYGPPGCGKTLIAKAVANSLAKQVAAAGKGEGRSYFLNIKGPELLNKYVGETERHIRLVFQRAREKASEGTPVIVFFDEMDSIFRTRGSGVSSDVENTIVPQLLSEIDGVEGLENVIVIGASNREDMIDPAILRPGRLDVKIKIERPDAEAARDIFSKYVVAELPLHADDLAEHGGSSEATIGAMVQRTVERMYTESEDNRFLEVTYANGDKEVLYFKDFNSGAMIENIVARAKKMAIKDFLSTGQKGIRVGHLLSACVDEFKENEDLPNTTNPDDWARISGKKGERIVYIRTLITGKQGDESGRSIDTVANTGQYL